The nucleotide window ACGAAGGCGCGCTCTTTGACGTGCGACCCGGCCCACTTGCGCCAGGGCGAGCAACGTTAGTACAGGGCGGCGGCGCAATCGGGACGGTGCAGCTCGTTGCGCCGTTTAGTGAGGGGGAGCAACTATGACGCAGACGCATGCGTATCCAGCGACACAGGCGAGCGAGGCCGCGCTGCGCATCACTGTCACTGAGACTTCAACGGTGTTCACTGGGGTCGCGAACTTGCACCGGATGGATGCGCCTTCCGCGCGCGAGATCGCCAATTATGTGCGCAATGTCTTCGGCCCGGAACCTGCGGGCGCGCACGTGCACGTTGCCGCTTCTCCGGCTCGGCTAGCGGAGCTTGAGGCGGCGCTGGCGGGGTACGAGATCAGGTTGACTACGGAAGCGCTGCCCGACGACGCCGATACAAATGCCTTCGGCCTCTACGACTCCGGTGATCTTGATGTCCTCGTCCGCGGGGTAGATGCGGAGAGCGGTCGCCGACCGGAATGGGTGGTGCTCGCGGTGGCTGCCGCGGTGGCGGTCGTATGCGCGGTGGTGATTGGGATGACCGCGGCAAACCTGGTCGGCCGCTCGGCGCCCGTTGGTGAACACAACGCTGCTGATCAGAACGACGCTGGCATGACTCCCACCGATAGCGAGGACGCGCCGGGGTCCGCTGCGGCGGTGACGGAGGCGTCGACAAGCGAACAAGCTGCGGACACTGTGGTGCTGGAGCGAGACGGGGTGCGGGTGGAACTGCCTGCGGGCTTCGAGCTGGAAGATGTCGACGGGATGTGGCGGGCAACCGGCCCCGACCCGGACTTCCGGCTGTTGATTAGTGTCGACGAGCTGTACAACCTGCCTGCCGAAACGATGGCGGAGCAGCTGCTTCGCGATGTGGAAGCCGACCCCGAGACCGAGCTTGTGGATACCGACGGGCACTCGCTGACGTACCGGGAGCTGCCCGCCGACGGATCTGAAGTGCTGTGGAAGACCTGGCCGCACGACAACTATCAGGTGTTCGTCGCGTGCCACACGCGCAGCGCACCGACGACAGTGCAGCAAGCCACTTGCCGGATGGCGTTTGAATCCGCTGTGTTCGAACCGTCCGATCCCTTCGAACCGGAGGAAGAGGTGGGCGCCATGAGCGGATGAAAAAGTT belongs to Corynebacterium glaucum and includes:
- a CDS encoding type VII secretion-associated protein — protein: MTQTHAYPATQASEAALRITVTETSTVFTGVANLHRMDAPSAREIANYVRNVFGPEPAGAHVHVAASPARLAELEAALAGYEIRLTTEALPDDADTNAFGLYDSGDLDVLVRGVDAESGRRPEWVVLAVAAAVAVVCAVVIGMTAANLVGRSAPVGEHNAADQNDAGMTPTDSEDAPGSAAAVTEASTSEQAADTVVLERDGVRVELPAGFELEDVDGMWRATGPDPDFRLLISVDELYNLPAETMAEQLLRDVEADPETELVDTDGHSLTYRELPADGSEVLWKTWPHDNYQVFVACHTRSAPTTVQQATCRMAFESAVFEPSDPFEPEEEVGAMSG